From the genome of Patagioenas fasciata isolate bPatFas1 chromosome 17, bPatFas1.hap1, whole genome shotgun sequence, one region includes:
- the INPP5J gene encoding phosphatidylinositol 4,5-bisphosphate 5-phosphatase A isoform X4: protein MEPARRASADQGSAAASGPRAGPPPAASPARLVPFGSGGLARPQSDGGAPTAPFLAGGGVSGARRSSRPDTACDPFPYGCPRLGGSQRGGPEERIPGRAAQPLPLEVGRAQPEGAGGPHAFPLPALLPPSPGAPSPRPAGLSQASARPAFPELGPLEPAAPGKPLPAEQREMLPKAESSDHISAWAGSSPRAAGLPRAISSEFLAGGRVGLSKPAALSKPEPEELSLFGRSLGLPSTGDSCDVPLGWPGRGPQNGAFRITVVTWNVGTAMPPNDVTSLLHLNTGETNDADMIAIGLQEVNSKINKRLKDALFTDQWSELFMDVLSPFHFILVSTVRMQGVILLVFAKYYHLPFLQDIQTDCTRTGLGGYWGNKGGVSVRLSIFGHMVCFLNCHLPAHLEKAEQRKEDFATILHMQQFEGRVASGILDHDLVFWFGDLNFRIESLDIRFVKYAIDSNILSQLWEKDQLNIAKSTWPVLSGFQEGPLNFPPTFKFDVGTNKYDSSAKKRKPAWTDRILWKIKSPSVGLGAGGRRPSQGVLSVSQLCYCSHMEYTISDHKPVAAIFAVQFASKADKPPVEIYVADEWTRPEQAVVRYKMAAGFHRSSWDWIGLYRVGFRHPKDYMSYVWARSDDGDRFLEKQLCAQVMFSEEALPKGKGEYILGYYSNTSSSIAGVTEPFQVGGGQQPHGQLRQQLRRGGRQHACPAGPQIP from the exons ATGGAGCCGGCCCGGCGCGCCAGCGCGGACCAGGGCTCGGCCGCCGCCTCGGGGCCCCGCGCcggccccccgcccgccgcctcccctGCGCGGCTGGTGCCCTTCGGTTCCGGGGGCTTGGCCCGGCCCCAGTCCGACGGCGGAGCCCCGACGGCGCCTTTCCTTGCGGGCGGCGGCGTCTCGGGCGCCCGCAGGAGCTCCCGACCGGACACCGCCTGCGACCCTTTCCCCTACGGTTGCCCACGGCTCGGGGGTTCGCAGCGCGGCGGGCCCGAGGAGCGGATACCCGGCCGGGCTGCCCAGCCCCTGCCGCTGGAGGTCGGCCGGGCACAACCTGAGGGGGCGGGCGGGCCCCACGCCTTCCCGCTGCCGGccctgctgccccccagccccggcgccccctccccccgccccgctgggCTATCCCAGGCCTCGGCCCGGCCCGCGTTCCCCGAGCTCGGTCCCCTGGAGCCCGCCGCCCCCGGGAAGCCGCTTCCCGCCGAGCAGAGAGAGATGCTTCCCAAGGCTGAGTCCAGCGACCACATCTCGGCCTGGGCGGGCTCCTCGCCCCGGGCCGCTGGGCTGCCCAGAGCCATTTCCAGCGAGTTCCTCGCCGGCGGGCGGGTCGGCCTGTCCAAGCCTGCGGCGCTCAGCAAACCGGAGCCGGAGGAGCTCTCCCTCTTCGGGAGGTCACTCGGCCTGCCAAGCACCGGGGACTCCTGTGACGTGCCCCTCGGCTGGCCGGGCAGAGGCCCGCAGAACGGCGCGTTCCG CATCACAGTGGTCACCTGGAACGtgggcacagccatgcccccaaATGATGTGACGTCCCTCCTGCACCTCAACACGGGCGAGACAAATGATGCGGACATGATTGCCATTGG GCTGCAAGAGGTGAACTCTAAGATAAACAAGCGCCTGAAGGATGCCCTTTTCACAGATCAGTGGAGTGAGCTCTTCATGGATGTGCTGAGTCCCTTCCACTTCATCCTG GTGAGCACGGTGCGGATGCAAGGTGTGATCCTACTGGTATTTGCCAAGTACTACCACCTCCCCTTCCTGCAGGACATCCAGACAGACTGCACGAGGACAGGGCTGGGAGGCTACTGG GGCAACAAGGGTGGGGTGAGCGTTCGTCTCTCCATCTTCGGCCACATGGTCTGCTTCCTGAACTGCCACCTGCCAGCGCACCTGGAGAAGGCAGAGCAGCGCAAGGAGGACTTTGCCACCATACTGCACATGCAGCAGTTTGAGGGGCGTGTGGCCAGCGGCATCCTGGACCATGA TCTCGTGTTCTGGTTTGGGGACCTCAACTTCCGCATCGAGAGCCTTGACATCCGCTTTGTGAAGTACGCCATTGACAGCAACATCCTGAGCCAGCTCTGGGAGAAAGACCAG CTGAACATTGCCAAGAGCACCTGGCCTGTCCTCAGTGGCTTTCAGGAGGGACCCCTGAACTTCCCACCCACCTTCAAGTTTGATGTGGGCACCAACAAATACGACAGCAG TGCCAAGAAGCGAAAACCTGCTTGGACTGACCGCATCCTCTGGAAGATTAAATCTCCCAGTGTCGGGCTTGGTGCAGGTGGGCGCCGGCCCAGCCAGGGTGTCCTGTCAGTGAGCCAGCTCTGCTACTGCAGCCACATGGAGTACACCATCAGTGACCACAAGCCAGTAGCTGCCATCTTTGCAGTGCAG TTTGCTTCCAAGGCAGACAAGCCCCCAGTTGAGATTTATGTGGCTGACGAATGGACGAGGCCTGAGCAAGCAGTTGTCAGGTACAAGATGGCTGCTGGCTTCCACCGGAGCTCCTGGGACTGGATAGGACTCTACCGG GTGGGCTTTCGGCATCCTAAAGACTACATGTCTTATGTCTGGGCCAGGAGCGATGACGGAGACCGCTTCCTCGAGAAGCAACTGTGTGCACAG GTGATGTTCTCAGAGGAGGCACTGCCCAAGGGGAAGGGCGAGTACATCCTTGGGTACTACAGCAACACCTCCAGCAGCATCGCTGGTGTGACTGAGCCCTTCCAG GTTGGAGGAGGGCAGCAGCCCCACGGacagctcaggcagcagctcAGAAGAGGAGGACGACAGCACGCTTGTCCTGCTGGCCCCCAAATCCCGTAG
- the INPP5J gene encoding phosphatidylinositol 4,5-bisphosphate 5-phosphatase A isoform X5: protein MEPARRASADQGSAAASGPRAGPPPAASPARLVPFGSGGLARPQSDGGAPTAPFLAGGGVSGARRSSRPDTACDPFPYGCPRLGGSQRGGPEERIPGRAAQPLPLEVGRAQPEGAGGPHAFPLPALLPPSPGAPSPRPAGLSQASARPAFPELGPLEPAAPGKPLPAEQREMLPKAESSDHISAWAGSSPRAAGLPRAISSEFLAGGRVGLSKPAALSKPEPEELSLFGRSLGLPSTGDSCDVPLGWPGRGPQNGAFRITVVTWNVGTAMPPNDVTSLLHLNTGETNDADMIAIGLQEVNSKINKRLKDALFTDQWSELFMDVLSPFHFILVSTVRMQGVILLVFAKYYHLPFLQDIQTDCTRTGLGGYWGNKGGVSVRLSIFGHMVCFLNCHLPAHLEKAEQRKEDFATILHMQQFEGRVASGILDHDLVFWFGDLNFRIESLDIRFVKYAIDSNILSQLWEKDQLNIAKSTWPVLSGFQEGPLNFPPTFKFDVGTNKYDSSAKKRKPAWTDRILWKIKSPSVGLGAGGRRPSQGVLSVSQLCYCSHMEYTISDHKPVAAIFAVQFASKADKPPVEIYVADEWTRPEQAVVRYKMAAGFHRSSWDWIGLYRVGFRHPKDYMSYVWARSDDGDRFLEKQLCAQVMFSEEALPKGKGEYILGYYSNTSSSIAGVTEPFQPPVRISQQC, encoded by the exons ATGGAGCCGGCCCGGCGCGCCAGCGCGGACCAGGGCTCGGCCGCCGCCTCGGGGCCCCGCGCcggccccccgcccgccgcctcccctGCGCGGCTGGTGCCCTTCGGTTCCGGGGGCTTGGCCCGGCCCCAGTCCGACGGCGGAGCCCCGACGGCGCCTTTCCTTGCGGGCGGCGGCGTCTCGGGCGCCCGCAGGAGCTCCCGACCGGACACCGCCTGCGACCCTTTCCCCTACGGTTGCCCACGGCTCGGGGGTTCGCAGCGCGGCGGGCCCGAGGAGCGGATACCCGGCCGGGCTGCCCAGCCCCTGCCGCTGGAGGTCGGCCGGGCACAACCTGAGGGGGCGGGCGGGCCCCACGCCTTCCCGCTGCCGGccctgctgccccccagccccggcgccccctccccccgccccgctgggCTATCCCAGGCCTCGGCCCGGCCCGCGTTCCCCGAGCTCGGTCCCCTGGAGCCCGCCGCCCCCGGGAAGCCGCTTCCCGCCGAGCAGAGAGAGATGCTTCCCAAGGCTGAGTCCAGCGACCACATCTCGGCCTGGGCGGGCTCCTCGCCCCGGGCCGCTGGGCTGCCCAGAGCCATTTCCAGCGAGTTCCTCGCCGGCGGGCGGGTCGGCCTGTCCAAGCCTGCGGCGCTCAGCAAACCGGAGCCGGAGGAGCTCTCCCTCTTCGGGAGGTCACTCGGCCTGCCAAGCACCGGGGACTCCTGTGACGTGCCCCTCGGCTGGCCGGGCAGAGGCCCGCAGAACGGCGCGTTCCG CATCACAGTGGTCACCTGGAACGtgggcacagccatgcccccaaATGATGTGACGTCCCTCCTGCACCTCAACACGGGCGAGACAAATGATGCGGACATGATTGCCATTGG GCTGCAAGAGGTGAACTCTAAGATAAACAAGCGCCTGAAGGATGCCCTTTTCACAGATCAGTGGAGTGAGCTCTTCATGGATGTGCTGAGTCCCTTCCACTTCATCCTG GTGAGCACGGTGCGGATGCAAGGTGTGATCCTACTGGTATTTGCCAAGTACTACCACCTCCCCTTCCTGCAGGACATCCAGACAGACTGCACGAGGACAGGGCTGGGAGGCTACTGG GGCAACAAGGGTGGGGTGAGCGTTCGTCTCTCCATCTTCGGCCACATGGTCTGCTTCCTGAACTGCCACCTGCCAGCGCACCTGGAGAAGGCAGAGCAGCGCAAGGAGGACTTTGCCACCATACTGCACATGCAGCAGTTTGAGGGGCGTGTGGCCAGCGGCATCCTGGACCATGA TCTCGTGTTCTGGTTTGGGGACCTCAACTTCCGCATCGAGAGCCTTGACATCCGCTTTGTGAAGTACGCCATTGACAGCAACATCCTGAGCCAGCTCTGGGAGAAAGACCAG CTGAACATTGCCAAGAGCACCTGGCCTGTCCTCAGTGGCTTTCAGGAGGGACCCCTGAACTTCCCACCCACCTTCAAGTTTGATGTGGGCACCAACAAATACGACAGCAG TGCCAAGAAGCGAAAACCTGCTTGGACTGACCGCATCCTCTGGAAGATTAAATCTCCCAGTGTCGGGCTTGGTGCAGGTGGGCGCCGGCCCAGCCAGGGTGTCCTGTCAGTGAGCCAGCTCTGCTACTGCAGCCACATGGAGTACACCATCAGTGACCACAAGCCAGTAGCTGCCATCTTTGCAGTGCAG TTTGCTTCCAAGGCAGACAAGCCCCCAGTTGAGATTTATGTGGCTGACGAATGGACGAGGCCTGAGCAAGCAGTTGTCAGGTACAAGATGGCTGCTGGCTTCCACCGGAGCTCCTGGGACTGGATAGGACTCTACCGG GTGGGCTTTCGGCATCCTAAAGACTACATGTCTTATGTCTGGGCCAGGAGCGATGACGGAGACCGCTTCCTCGAGAAGCAACTGTGTGCACAG GTGATGTTCTCAGAGGAGGCACTGCCCAAGGGGAAGGGCGAGTACATCCTTGGGTACTACAGCAACACCTCCAGCAGCATCGCTGGTGTGACTGAGCCCTTCCAG CCCCCTGTGAGGATCAGCCAGCAGTGCTGA
- the INPP5J gene encoding phosphatidylinositol 4,5-bisphosphate 5-phosphatase A isoform X3, protein MEPARRASADQGSAAASGPRAGPPPAASPARLVPFGSGGLARPQSDGGAPTAPFLAGGGVSGARRSSRPDTACDPFPYGCPRLGGSQRGGPEERIPGRAAQPLPLEVGRAQPEGAGGPHAFPLPALLPPSPGAPSPRPAGLSQASARPAFPELGPLEPAAPGKPLPAEQREMLPKAESSDHISAWAGSSPRAAGLPRAISSEFLAGGRVGLSKPAALSKPEPEELSLFGRSLGLPSTGDSCDVPLGWPGRGPQNGAFRITVVTWNVGTAMPPNDVTSLLHLNTGETNDADMIAIGLQEVNSKINKRLKDALFTDQWSELFMDVLSPFHFILVSTVRMQGVILLVFAKYYHLPFLQDIQTDCTRTGLGGYWGNKGGVSVRLSIFGHMVCFLNCHLPAHLEKAEQRKEDFATILHMQQFEGRVASGILDHDLVFWFGDLNFRIESLDIRFVKYAIDSNILSQLWEKDQLNIAKSTWPVLSGFQEGPLNFPPTFKFDVGTNKYDSSAKKRKPAWTDRILWKIKSPSVGLGAGGRRPSQGVLSVSQLCYCSHMEYTISDHKPVAAIFAVQFASKADKPPVEIYVADEWTRPEQAVVRYKMAAGFHRSSWDWIGLYRVGFRHPKDYMSYVWARSDDGDRFLEKQLCAQISLPRLEEGSSPTDSSGSSSEEEDDSTLVLLAPKSRSPSPGKMKRHRSRSPSLAKFQGLILRPSSRDRGTSRSPSPQSRRGLPGDIPTIHLPQEESGRCGAKAKESGWAANSLEGSSLYQTVREQGGPRHAFADNHLARADPRNLGLLPALRLEMIDQAMGQRRESTDQGYPRQRMSPTSPPGGSTSPKERSSP, encoded by the exons ATGGAGCCGGCCCGGCGCGCCAGCGCGGACCAGGGCTCGGCCGCCGCCTCGGGGCCCCGCGCcggccccccgcccgccgcctcccctGCGCGGCTGGTGCCCTTCGGTTCCGGGGGCTTGGCCCGGCCCCAGTCCGACGGCGGAGCCCCGACGGCGCCTTTCCTTGCGGGCGGCGGCGTCTCGGGCGCCCGCAGGAGCTCCCGACCGGACACCGCCTGCGACCCTTTCCCCTACGGTTGCCCACGGCTCGGGGGTTCGCAGCGCGGCGGGCCCGAGGAGCGGATACCCGGCCGGGCTGCCCAGCCCCTGCCGCTGGAGGTCGGCCGGGCACAACCTGAGGGGGCGGGCGGGCCCCACGCCTTCCCGCTGCCGGccctgctgccccccagccccggcgccccctccccccgccccgctgggCTATCCCAGGCCTCGGCCCGGCCCGCGTTCCCCGAGCTCGGTCCCCTGGAGCCCGCCGCCCCCGGGAAGCCGCTTCCCGCCGAGCAGAGAGAGATGCTTCCCAAGGCTGAGTCCAGCGACCACATCTCGGCCTGGGCGGGCTCCTCGCCCCGGGCCGCTGGGCTGCCCAGAGCCATTTCCAGCGAGTTCCTCGCCGGCGGGCGGGTCGGCCTGTCCAAGCCTGCGGCGCTCAGCAAACCGGAGCCGGAGGAGCTCTCCCTCTTCGGGAGGTCACTCGGCCTGCCAAGCACCGGGGACTCCTGTGACGTGCCCCTCGGCTGGCCGGGCAGAGGCCCGCAGAACGGCGCGTTCCG CATCACAGTGGTCACCTGGAACGtgggcacagccatgcccccaaATGATGTGACGTCCCTCCTGCACCTCAACACGGGCGAGACAAATGATGCGGACATGATTGCCATTGG GCTGCAAGAGGTGAACTCTAAGATAAACAAGCGCCTGAAGGATGCCCTTTTCACAGATCAGTGGAGTGAGCTCTTCATGGATGTGCTGAGTCCCTTCCACTTCATCCTG GTGAGCACGGTGCGGATGCAAGGTGTGATCCTACTGGTATTTGCCAAGTACTACCACCTCCCCTTCCTGCAGGACATCCAGACAGACTGCACGAGGACAGGGCTGGGAGGCTACTGG GGCAACAAGGGTGGGGTGAGCGTTCGTCTCTCCATCTTCGGCCACATGGTCTGCTTCCTGAACTGCCACCTGCCAGCGCACCTGGAGAAGGCAGAGCAGCGCAAGGAGGACTTTGCCACCATACTGCACATGCAGCAGTTTGAGGGGCGTGTGGCCAGCGGCATCCTGGACCATGA TCTCGTGTTCTGGTTTGGGGACCTCAACTTCCGCATCGAGAGCCTTGACATCCGCTTTGTGAAGTACGCCATTGACAGCAACATCCTGAGCCAGCTCTGGGAGAAAGACCAG CTGAACATTGCCAAGAGCACCTGGCCTGTCCTCAGTGGCTTTCAGGAGGGACCCCTGAACTTCCCACCCACCTTCAAGTTTGATGTGGGCACCAACAAATACGACAGCAG TGCCAAGAAGCGAAAACCTGCTTGGACTGACCGCATCCTCTGGAAGATTAAATCTCCCAGTGTCGGGCTTGGTGCAGGTGGGCGCCGGCCCAGCCAGGGTGTCCTGTCAGTGAGCCAGCTCTGCTACTGCAGCCACATGGAGTACACCATCAGTGACCACAAGCCAGTAGCTGCCATCTTTGCAGTGCAG TTTGCTTCCAAGGCAGACAAGCCCCCAGTTGAGATTTATGTGGCTGACGAATGGACGAGGCCTGAGCAAGCAGTTGTCAGGTACAAGATGGCTGCTGGCTTCCACCGGAGCTCCTGGGACTGGATAGGACTCTACCGG GTGGGCTTTCGGCATCCTAAAGACTACATGTCTTATGTCTGGGCCAGGAGCGATGACGGAGACCGCTTCCTCGAGAAGCAACTGTGTGCACAG ATTTCCCTGCCCAGGTTGGAGGAGGGCAGCAGCCCCACGGacagctcaggcagcagctcAGAAGAGGAGGACGACAGCACGCTTGTCCTGCTGGCCCCCAAATCCCGTAGCCCCAGCCCAGGCAAGATGAAACGGCACCGGAGCCGAAGCCCCAGCCTGGCCAAGTTCCAGGGCCTCATCCTGCGGCCATCGAGTCGGGACAGGGGTACGAGCCGTAGCCCTTCACCCCAGAGCCGCCGAGgcctccctggggacatccccaccATCCACCTGCCCCAGGAGGAATCGGGGCGCTGTGGAGCCAAAGCCAAGGAGTCAGGGTGGGCAGCCAACAGCCTAGAGGGCAGCTCACTCTACCAGACTGTGCGGGAGCAGGGTGGTCCCCGGCACGCGTTTGCTGACAACCACCTGGCCAGGGCTGACCCCAGGAATCTGGGCCTGCTGCCTGCACTCCGCCTGGAGATGATTGATCAGGCCATGGGCCAGCGGAGGGAGAGCACGGACCAGGGCTACCCCCGCCAGAGGATGagccccaccagccccccagGGGGTAGCACCTCCCCAAAGGAGAGGAGCAGCCCGTAG
- the INPP5J gene encoding phosphatidylinositol 4,5-bisphosphate 5-phosphatase A isoform X2, translated as MEPARRASADQGSAAASGPRAGPPPAASPARLVPFGSGGLARPQSDGGAPTAPFLAGGGVSGARRSSRPDTACDPFPYGCPRLGGSQRGGPEERIPGRAAQPLPLEVGRAQPEGAGGPHAFPLPALLPPSPGAPSPRPAGLSQASARPAFPELGPLEPAAPGKPLPAEQREMLPKAESSDHISAWAGSSPRAAGLPRAISSEFLAGGRVGLSKPAALSKPEPEELSLFGRSLGLPSTGDSCDVPLGWPGRGPQNGAFRITVVTWNVGTAMPPNDVTSLLHLNTGETNDADMIAIGLQEVNSKINKRLKDALFTDQWSELFMDVLSPFHFILDIQTDCTRTGLGGYWGNKGGVSVRLSIFGHMVCFLNCHLPAHLEKAEQRKEDFATILHMQQFEGRVASGILDHDLVFWFGDLNFRIESLDIRFVKYAIDSNILSQLWEKDQLNIAKSTWPVLSGFQEGPLNFPPTFKFDVGTNKYDSSAKKRKPAWTDRILWKIKSPSVGLGAGGRRPSQGVLSVSQLCYCSHMEYTISDHKPVAAIFAVQFASKADKPPVEIYVADEWTRPEQAVVRYKMAAGFHRSSWDWIGLYRVGFRHPKDYMSYVWARSDDGDRFLEKQLCAQVMFSEEALPKGKGEYILGYYSNTSSSIAGVTEPFQISLPRLEEGSSPTDSSGSSSEEEDDSTLVLLAPKSRSPSPGKMKRHRSRSPSLAKFQGLILRPSSRDRGTSRSPSPQSRRGLPGDIPTIHLPQEESGRCGAKAKESGWAANSLEGSSLYQTVREQGGPRHAFADNHLARADPRNLGLLPALRLEMIDQAMGQRRESTDQGYPRQRMSPTSPPGGSTSPKERSSP; from the exons ATGGAGCCGGCCCGGCGCGCCAGCGCGGACCAGGGCTCGGCCGCCGCCTCGGGGCCCCGCGCcggccccccgcccgccgcctcccctGCGCGGCTGGTGCCCTTCGGTTCCGGGGGCTTGGCCCGGCCCCAGTCCGACGGCGGAGCCCCGACGGCGCCTTTCCTTGCGGGCGGCGGCGTCTCGGGCGCCCGCAGGAGCTCCCGACCGGACACCGCCTGCGACCCTTTCCCCTACGGTTGCCCACGGCTCGGGGGTTCGCAGCGCGGCGGGCCCGAGGAGCGGATACCCGGCCGGGCTGCCCAGCCCCTGCCGCTGGAGGTCGGCCGGGCACAACCTGAGGGGGCGGGCGGGCCCCACGCCTTCCCGCTGCCGGccctgctgccccccagccccggcgccccctccccccgccccgctgggCTATCCCAGGCCTCGGCCCGGCCCGCGTTCCCCGAGCTCGGTCCCCTGGAGCCCGCCGCCCCCGGGAAGCCGCTTCCCGCCGAGCAGAGAGAGATGCTTCCCAAGGCTGAGTCCAGCGACCACATCTCGGCCTGGGCGGGCTCCTCGCCCCGGGCCGCTGGGCTGCCCAGAGCCATTTCCAGCGAGTTCCTCGCCGGCGGGCGGGTCGGCCTGTCCAAGCCTGCGGCGCTCAGCAAACCGGAGCCGGAGGAGCTCTCCCTCTTCGGGAGGTCACTCGGCCTGCCAAGCACCGGGGACTCCTGTGACGTGCCCCTCGGCTGGCCGGGCAGAGGCCCGCAGAACGGCGCGTTCCG CATCACAGTGGTCACCTGGAACGtgggcacagccatgcccccaaATGATGTGACGTCCCTCCTGCACCTCAACACGGGCGAGACAAATGATGCGGACATGATTGCCATTGG GCTGCAAGAGGTGAACTCTAAGATAAACAAGCGCCTGAAGGATGCCCTTTTCACAGATCAGTGGAGTGAGCTCTTCATGGATGTGCTGAGTCCCTTCCACTTCATCCTG GACATCCAGACAGACTGCACGAGGACAGGGCTGGGAGGCTACTGG GGCAACAAGGGTGGGGTGAGCGTTCGTCTCTCCATCTTCGGCCACATGGTCTGCTTCCTGAACTGCCACCTGCCAGCGCACCTGGAGAAGGCAGAGCAGCGCAAGGAGGACTTTGCCACCATACTGCACATGCAGCAGTTTGAGGGGCGTGTGGCCAGCGGCATCCTGGACCATGA TCTCGTGTTCTGGTTTGGGGACCTCAACTTCCGCATCGAGAGCCTTGACATCCGCTTTGTGAAGTACGCCATTGACAGCAACATCCTGAGCCAGCTCTGGGAGAAAGACCAG CTGAACATTGCCAAGAGCACCTGGCCTGTCCTCAGTGGCTTTCAGGAGGGACCCCTGAACTTCCCACCCACCTTCAAGTTTGATGTGGGCACCAACAAATACGACAGCAG TGCCAAGAAGCGAAAACCTGCTTGGACTGACCGCATCCTCTGGAAGATTAAATCTCCCAGTGTCGGGCTTGGTGCAGGTGGGCGCCGGCCCAGCCAGGGTGTCCTGTCAGTGAGCCAGCTCTGCTACTGCAGCCACATGGAGTACACCATCAGTGACCACAAGCCAGTAGCTGCCATCTTTGCAGTGCAG TTTGCTTCCAAGGCAGACAAGCCCCCAGTTGAGATTTATGTGGCTGACGAATGGACGAGGCCTGAGCAAGCAGTTGTCAGGTACAAGATGGCTGCTGGCTTCCACCGGAGCTCCTGGGACTGGATAGGACTCTACCGG GTGGGCTTTCGGCATCCTAAAGACTACATGTCTTATGTCTGGGCCAGGAGCGATGACGGAGACCGCTTCCTCGAGAAGCAACTGTGTGCACAG GTGATGTTCTCAGAGGAGGCACTGCCCAAGGGGAAGGGCGAGTACATCCTTGGGTACTACAGCAACACCTCCAGCAGCATCGCTGGTGTGACTGAGCCCTTCCAG ATTTCCCTGCCCAGGTTGGAGGAGGGCAGCAGCCCCACGGacagctcaggcagcagctcAGAAGAGGAGGACGACAGCACGCTTGTCCTGCTGGCCCCCAAATCCCGTAGCCCCAGCCCAGGCAAGATGAAACGGCACCGGAGCCGAAGCCCCAGCCTGGCCAAGTTCCAGGGCCTCATCCTGCGGCCATCGAGTCGGGACAGGGGTACGAGCCGTAGCCCTTCACCCCAGAGCCGCCGAGgcctccctggggacatccccaccATCCACCTGCCCCAGGAGGAATCGGGGCGCTGTGGAGCCAAAGCCAAGGAGTCAGGGTGGGCAGCCAACAGCCTAGAGGGCAGCTCACTCTACCAGACTGTGCGGGAGCAGGGTGGTCCCCGGCACGCGTTTGCTGACAACCACCTGGCCAGGGCTGACCCCAGGAATCTGGGCCTGCTGCCTGCACTCCGCCTGGAGATGATTGATCAGGCCATGGGCCAGCGGAGGGAGAGCACGGACCAGGGCTACCCCCGCCAGAGGATGagccccaccagccccccagGGGGTAGCACCTCCCCAAAGGAGAGGAGCAGCCCGTAG